Proteins from a single region of Engystomops pustulosus chromosome 5, aEngPut4.maternal, whole genome shotgun sequence:
- the LOC140133856 gene encoding uncharacterized protein isoform X1, with protein sequence MQDDRAAAGQPLISAQPPLLHPRSRRRRTVPGAAAGAAGKMPGEEAGSSPIASTASTPISDSTTPKCLSPLEESPACATNMVTPCRQAKEGHRPQPEGASSEVPPGNTIGTRHLPSKVSEESPLTQEAKSEEPEQRGPEEVQDALDTRIVMGEETSCSPEERGAVNRLHMVISEREMVFGDPLEEVTLHLHQENSGQGSDKAMSESPDHLHFGRRETFAVNDDFYSQGESVADVPSFLKPTKETPCSSTVSEVHSLQAVSRTTTDSDPYTTAPSTPVKTTYSQYKHHSKSHLNEEHNDLDNDMSSPPTSPSGSYVTAEGGSWASSATSSGSPSCSPNLMAEVDTIESPTPYPEHLEVHGEGLCEDPCCMSPDMLEDEDIPELYDRDMDPEDFSPPNEELLDEYPSDIHSSEEDEDEWETDFAPSFTSMPLCPELMSTVSLMQEPQQAPLAGSSASVEGALQPAGQQHVHRISLPNSENDHMIPAFMLPFRGSLIFEAESMEITLFPQGESAESEAIDGDEKEEVGEDDEDDSTSASYLHSLSETSINEGVDESFAYQDDTSESSDSASYDGEEDDKRYGTEEYAVTTESTAPSTEGPVKAQRDSSNSGCESEMETSSDLSDSDECAVFSALDMNGEDFLAVEQKVLKVNEATKEEKELGGEKRDEDIGHSHLAQGFSKDPSITQVTSSDPEYSCASKAPQDTCEDPIRSTLVLTAEAEMELNCELSQKFNEGAMRTWSDSPVEQQSSSSSSEMDHILRAGIGNAGECLIACFDTDEELDTLPPLCVMQTQRDERAQDAENGRKTSMAVQLAEDRNYFTVKCENTKDAKISGEVESDIIQAPLFTVDGVDGNRRESEPAKVDTTEEGDTHVKHAADEELFACYDSEEDSQEVKPLDRPSLLAQIQKQQEEAGAYIPEQLPHNREQEKTFTADSAVTSGDNDRGHDGGKQTNTSSDKGLDKTLVSTDVTENSSRSITSETGLGDPQSSLNNNQNDSQPKDGDVIVTDHVLSSPPSSPRNSVDQVKFNKISKEQDLKSFETCPYSSERELVTVCSSTPKEPVTEDNQGATRCQASKTCKFDRFSGIHDHPDRKEPPDRKDVLQGEDEDSQESPNISTSEIAGIFHGSHTEMKGSQICDRVPGRDVSRAKVSEGTREGNVQQYESNLSGDIIQQGSSTGDHPDSDPAGNQNTNIFSPLYSKNVSEKHSSEHAKTKRTCSEAKKKVNFLEKESQDEKVLCSPSGDDNLAGSSNPVTQLEESHQKVTNPFPVCNISEGRSAQPGPEEDLPPSPSALSSTTSKPRAEHTEISEDLQEMTRLLQGSFGKLEALDLSIRSGSSEVTTRRAIGSSDVNLHLVAPVSDNNKTKANDVESKKPNVGFTCEKPKKLRIERGQEKTSRSDTVDRKEKKVLEKISLEPKNLQTPSSHDVKKSKDISGLERRTPDLLSSNPKEEQSPTSGGHRGKLLTVDTDSGVSRHVAPRSEAIVSPTPGSAISQVLPLKPLAPLPDDGSPQDHKISRNLSAAENPGTKKLSAAVEGSSTTPTLCTEHPFTDQCPRALQSQEQVGKKTQFNCPPSEPSSSSDSELTTRGQEMHLLRETSAVTLLGINKPTMRQGGCKELSHRGSCNDTESNDESLPELEEADVTQTRISTSQKQVLQCSGSGEEAVSKVKQSRSEKKARKAMSKLGLRQIHGVTRITIRKSKNILFVITKPDVFKSPASDIYIVFGEAKIEDLSQQVHKAAAEKFKVPMDHSPLITETAPALTIKEESEEEEEVDEAGLEVRDIELVMAQANVSRAKAVRALRHNNNDIVNAIMELTM encoded by the exons ATGCAGGATGACAGAGCAGCGGCCGGGCAGCCCCTTATCAGTGCGcagcctccgctcctccatcccCGCAGCCGCCGCCGCCGCACTGTCCCCGGAGCCGCCGCGGGAGCCGCAGGGAAGATGCCGGGGGAGGAAGCAG GTTCATCTCCAATTGCTTCCACGGCATCAACTCCAATTAGTGACTCCACCACCCCCAAGTGTTTGAGCCCCCTGGAAGAATCTCCAGCATGTGCCACCAACATGGTGACTCCATGCCGTCAGGCCAAAGAAGGACACAGACCTCAGCCAGAGGGGGCAAGTAGTGAGGTGCCCCCTGGAAACACCATTGGCACGCGGCATCTTCCTTCCAAGGTATCAGAGGAGTCACCTCTGACCCAGGAGGCAAAGTCTGAGGAACCCGAGCAGCGTGGTCCTGAAGAAGTCCAAGATGCTCTTGACACCAGGATTGTGATGGGAGAAGAGACGTCTTGTAGTCCTGAGGAAAGGGGGGCTGTAAATAGGTTGCACATGGTGATTTCTGAGAGGGAGATGGTGTTCGGGGATCCCTTGGAGGAAGTAACATTGCACTTACATCAAGAGAATTCAGGACAAGGAAGTGACAAAGCCATGTCCGAGTCTCCTGACCATCTGCACTTTGGAAGACGTGAGACATTTGCTGTAAACGACGACTTCTATTCTCAGGGTGAATCTGTAGCTGATGTGCCTTCATTCCTCAAACCCACCAAAGAGACACCCTGCAGCTCAACGGTCAGCGAGGTCCACTCACTACAAGCTGTGTCCAGGACCACCACCGACTCTGACCCTTACACCACCGCTCCATCCACCCCAGTGAAAACCACGTACAGTCAGTACAAACACCACTCAAAGAGCCACCTCAACGAGGAACACAACGACCTGGACAATGACATGTCCTCACCTCCAACGTCACCTTCAGGATCCTACGTCACTGCGGAGGGAGGTAGCTGGGCCTCCTCGGCCACTTCTAGTGGATCTCCTTCATGTTCACCAAATTTGATGGCTGAGGTTGACACCATTGAGTCTCCCACACCTTATCCGGAGCACTTGGAAGTTCATGGAGAAGGTCTTTGTGAAGACCCCTGCTGTATGTCCCCAGATATGTTAGAAGATGAAGATATTCCAGAACTCTATGACAGAGATATGGACCCTGAAGACTTTTCTCCACCCAATGAGGAGCTCCTAGACGAGTACCCTAGTGACATCCATTCCAGTGAAGAGGATGAAGATGAATGGGAGACGGACTTTGCCCCATCTTTTACAAGCATGCCTCTATGTCCTGAACTGATGAGCACAGTGTCCTTGATGCAGGAGCCGCAGCAAGCACCTCTGGCAGGCAGCTCTGCAAGCGTTGAGGGAGCCCTGCAGCCGGCAGGCCAGCAGCACGTCCATAGGATAAGCCTGCCGAACAGCGAGAATGATCATATGATTCCCGCTTTTATGCTTCCATTTCGGGGAAGTTTAATATTCGAAGCTGAGTCAATGGAGATCACGTTATTCCCACAAGGAGAATCGGCAGAAAGTGAGGCGATTGATGGAGACGAGAAAGAAGAAGTTGGTgaagatgatgaggatgatagcACCTCGGCCTCATATCTTCATTCATTGTCCGAGACCTCTATCAATGAAGGAGTTGATGAATCCTTTGCTTATCAGGATGACACCTCAGAGTCGTCAGATTCGGCCTCTTATGATGGAGAAGAGGATGACAAACGTTACGGCACAGAGGAGTATGCCGTGACCACTGAATCCACTGCTCCCAGCACAGAGGGTCCTGTGAAGGCCCAACGTGACTCTTCAAATTCTGGCTGTGAAAGTGAGATGGAGACCTCTTCTGATCTGTCTGACTCTGATGAATGTGCAGTGTTTTCGGCTCTCGACATGAATGGTGAAGATTTCCTTGCAGTGgaacaaaaagttttaaaagtcaaTGAAGccacaaaagaagaaaaagaactcGGAGGTGAAAAACGTGATGAAGACATTGGACATTCCCATCTAGCACAAGGCTTTTCCAAAGACCCTTCCATCACACAAGTCACCTCTAGTGATCCTGAATACTCATGTGCCAGCAAAGCCCCTCAAGATACTTGTGAAGACCCCATAAGAAGCACCTTAGTTCTTACAGCAGAGGCAGAGATGGAGCTGAATTGTGAATTATCTCAGAAGTTCAATGAAGGAGCAATGAGAACATGGTCCGACAGTCCTGTAGAGCAAcaatcatcctcatcatcctctgaaaTGGACCACATCCTCCGAGCTGGAATTGGCAATGCTGGGGAATGTCTGATTGCTTGTTTTGACACTGATGAAGAGCTGGATACGTTACCACCTCTATGTGTGATGCAAACCCAACGTGACGAAAGGGCACAAGACGCGGAGAACGGAAGAAAGACTTCCATGGCCGTGCAGCTGGCCGAGGACAGGAATTATTTCACTGTGAAATGTGAAAATACTAAAGATGCCAAAATTTCTGGTGAAGTGGAAAGTGATATCATCCAAGCCCCGTTGTTCACCGTAGATGGTGTTGATGGTAATAGAAGAGAATCCGAACCTGCAAAGGTAGATACAACTGAGGAAGGAGACACTCATGTAAAGCATGCCGCAGATGAAGAGTTATTCGCATGCTATGACTCTGAAGAAGACTCACAAGAAGTGAAACCCTTGGACCGACCTTCACTACTTGCTCAAATACAGAAGCAACAAGAAGAAGCTGGTGCATATATTCCAGAGCAACTGCCCCATAACAGAGAGCAAGAAAAGACATTTACAGCAGACTCTGCAGTGACCAGTGGAGACAATGACAGAGGACATGACGGAGGCAAACAAACAAATACATCAAGTGATAAGGGTTTAGATAAGACATTGGTTTCCACCGATGTTACTGAGAACTCCTCCAGGTCTATCACAAGTGAAACTGGGTTGGGAGACCCTCAGTCTTCATTGAATAATAACCAGAATGACTCCCAACCCAAAGATGGGGATGTTATAGTAACAGACCACGTCTTATCATCTCCCCCATCAAGTCCAAGAAATTCAGTGGATCAAGTCAAGTTCAATAAGATCTCAAAAGAGCAAGATCTGAAGAGCTTTGAAACATGTCCTTATTCTTCTGAACGGGAATTGGTTACTGTATGTTCTTCAACTCCAAAAGAACCGGTAACTGAGGACAACCAAGGAGCCACCAGGTGCCAAGCTTCAAAAACATGCAAGTTTGATAGATTCAGTGGTATACATGATCACCCTGACCGTAAAGAGCCACCAGACAGGAAAGATGTTCTTCAAGGTGAAGATGAAGATAGTCAAGAGTCTCCCAACATTTCTACCAGTGAAATAGCTGGCATCTTCCATGGTTCCCACACTGAGATGAAAGGAAGTCAGATATGTGATCGGGTGCCAGGACGTGATGTTTCCAGAGCTAAAGTATCAGAAGGGACTAGAGAAGGAAATGTCCAACAATATGAAAGCAACTTGTCTGGAGACATCATACAACAAGGATCATCCACTGGTGACCATCCAGACTCCGACCCGGCTGGTAACCAGAACACCAATATATTCTCTCCACTCTACTCTAAAAATGTATCAGAAAAACATAGTTCAGAACATGCAAAGACAAAGCGGACATGTTCAGAAGCAAAAAAGAAAGTCAATTTCTTGGAGAAGGAGTCACAAGACGAGAAGGTTTTGTGCAGTCCTTCTGGAGatgataacttggcaggatcatCAAATCCAGTTACACAACTAGAGGAATCTCATCAGAAGGTAACAAATCCTTTCCCCGTATGTAACATATCAGAAGGGAGAAGTGCACAACCCGGACCAGAAGAGGACCTTCCACCATCTCCGAGTGCCTTGTCAAGTACAACGTCCAAGCCAAGAGCAGAACACACAGAGATTTCTGAAGACCTCCAAGAAATGACCAGGCTTCTACAAGGTTCATTCGGGAAGCTGGAGGCGCTGGATCTCAGTATTCGGTCAGGTTCTTCAGAGGTCACCACTAGAAGGGCTATTGGTAGTAGCGATGTGAACCTTCATCTTGTAGCTCCTGTATCTGACAACAACAAGACTAAAGCTAATGACGTAGAGTCCAAGAAGCCAAATGTTGGCTTTACTTGTGAGAAGCCAAAAAAGCTGAGGATTGAGCGAGGTCAGGAGAAGACCTCAAGGTCAGATACAGTAGATAGGAAGGAAAAGAAAGTTCTAGAAAAGATCTCTCTCGAACCTAAAAACTTACAGACTCCGTCATCTCATGATGTAAAGAAATCTAAAGACATCTCTGGTCTGGAACGGAGAACTCCTGATCTCCTCAGCAGCAATCCTAAAGAAGAGCAGAGCCCGACCAGTGGTGGCCACCGGGGGAAGCTGCTGACTGTGGACACTGACAGCGGGGTAAGCCGGCATGTAGCCCCCAGAAGTGAAGCCATCGTATCACCAACTCCAGGCTCCGCTATAAGTCAAGTTCTTCCCTTGAAACCTCTGGCCCCTCTGCCTGATGATGGAAGTCCTCAAGACCACAAAATAAGCAGGAATCTGTCCGCTGCTGAAAACCCGGGCACCAAAAAGCTCTCAG CAGCTGTTGAGGGGAGCTCCACCACCCCCACTCTATGCACAGAGCACCCCTTTACTGACCAGTGTCCAAGAGCGCTACAGAGTCAAGAGCAGGTGGGGAAAAAAACCCAATTTAACTGCCCCCCATCCGAGCCGAGTTCCTCCAGTGACAGCGAGCTAACAACCCGAGGGCAGGAGATGCACCTACTGCGGGAGACATCTGCAGTGACCCTCCTGGGCATCAACAAACCTACTATGAGGCAAGGAGGCTGCAAGGAGCTAAGTCACAGAG GTTCCTGCAATGACACAGAAAGTAATGATGAATCCCTCCCTGAGCTGGAAGAAGCGGATGTGACCCAGACCCGCATCTCCACCAGCCAG
- the LOC140133856 gene encoding uncharacterized protein isoform X2, whose product MQDDRAAAGQPLISAQPPLLHPRSRRRRTVPGAAAGAAGKMPGEEAGSSPIASTASTPISDSTTPKCLSPLEESPACATNMVTPCRQAKEGHRPQPEGASSEVPPGNTIGTRHLPSKVSEESPLTQEAKSEEPEQRGPEEVQDALDTRIVMGEETSCSPEERGAVNRLHMVISEREMVFGDPLEEVTLHLHQENSGQGSDKAMSESPDHLHFGRRETFAVNDDFYSQGESVADVPSFLKPTKETPCSSTVSEVHSLQAVSRTTTDSDPYTTAPSTPVKTTYSQYKHHSKSHLNEEHNDLDNDMSSPPTSPSGSYVTAEGGSWASSATSSGSPSCSPNLMAEVDTIESPTPYPEHLEVHGEGLCEDPCCMSPDMLEDEDIPELYDRDMDPEDFSPPNEELLDEYPSDIHSSEEDEDEWETDFAPSFTSMPLCPELMSTVSLMQEPQQAPLAGSSASVEGALQPAGQQHVHRISLPNSENDHMIPAFMLPFRGSLIFEAESMEITLFPQGESAESEAIDGDEKEEVGEDDEDDSTSASYLHSLSETSINEGVDESFAYQDDTSESSDSASYDGEEDDKRYGTEEYAVTTESTAPSTEGPVKAQRDSSNSGCESEMETSSDLSDSDECAVFSALDMNGEDFLAVEQKVLKVNEATKEEKELGGEKRDEDIGHSHLAQGFSKDPSITQVTSSDPEYSCASKAPQDTCEDPIRSTLVLTAEAEMELNCELSQKFNEGAMRTWSDSPVEQQSSSSSSEMDHILRAGIGNAGECLIACFDTDEELDTLPPLCVMQTQRDERAQDAENGRKTSMAVQLAEDRNYFTVKCENTKDAKISGEVESDIIQAPLFTVDGVDGNRRESEPAKVDTTEEGDTHVKHAADEELFACYDSEEDSQEVKPLDRPSLLAQIQKQQEEAGAYIPEQLPHNREQEKTFTADSAVTSGDNDRGHDGGKQTNTSSDKGLDKTLVSTDVTENSSRSITSETGLGDPQSSLNNNQNDSQPKDGDVIVTDHVLSSPPSSPRNSVDQVKFNKISKEQDLKSFETCPYSSERELVTVCSSTPKEPVTEDNQGATRCQASKTCKFDRFSGIHDHPDRKEPPDRKDVLQGEDEDSQESPNISTSEIAGIFHGSHTEMKGSQICDRVPGRDVSRAKVSEGTREGNVQQYESNLSGDIIQQGSSTGDHPDSDPAGNQNTNIFSPLYSKNVSEKHSSEHAKTKRTCSEAKKKVNFLEKESQDEKVLCSPSGDDNLAGSSNPVTQLEESHQKVTNPFPVCNISEGRSAQPGPEEDLPPSPSALSSTTSKPRAEHTEISEDLQEMTRLLQGSFGKLEALDLSIRSGSSEVTTRRAIGSSDVNLHLVAPVSDNNKTKANDVESKKPNVGFTCEKPKKLRIERGQEKTSRSDTVDRKEKKVLEKISLEPKNLQTPSSHDVKKSKDISGLERRTPDLLSSNPKEEQSPTSGGHRGKLLTVDTDSGVSRHVAPRSEAIVSPTPGSAISQVLPLKPLAPLPDDGSPQDHKISRNLSAAENPGTKKLSAVEGSSTTPTLCTEHPFTDQCPRALQSQEQVGKKTQFNCPPSEPSSSSDSELTTRGQEMHLLRETSAVTLLGINKPTMRQGGCKELSHRGSCNDTESNDESLPELEEADVTQTRISTSQKQVLQCSGSGEEAVSKVKQSRSEKKARKAMSKLGLRQIHGVTRITIRKSKNILFVITKPDVFKSPASDIYIVFGEAKIEDLSQQVHKAAAEKFKVPMDHSPLITETAPALTIKEESEEEEEVDEAGLEVRDIELVMAQANVSRAKAVRALRHNNNDIVNAIMELTM is encoded by the exons ATGCAGGATGACAGAGCAGCGGCCGGGCAGCCCCTTATCAGTGCGcagcctccgctcctccatcccCGCAGCCGCCGCCGCCGCACTGTCCCCGGAGCCGCCGCGGGAGCCGCAGGGAAGATGCCGGGGGAGGAAGCAG GTTCATCTCCAATTGCTTCCACGGCATCAACTCCAATTAGTGACTCCACCACCCCCAAGTGTTTGAGCCCCCTGGAAGAATCTCCAGCATGTGCCACCAACATGGTGACTCCATGCCGTCAGGCCAAAGAAGGACACAGACCTCAGCCAGAGGGGGCAAGTAGTGAGGTGCCCCCTGGAAACACCATTGGCACGCGGCATCTTCCTTCCAAGGTATCAGAGGAGTCACCTCTGACCCAGGAGGCAAAGTCTGAGGAACCCGAGCAGCGTGGTCCTGAAGAAGTCCAAGATGCTCTTGACACCAGGATTGTGATGGGAGAAGAGACGTCTTGTAGTCCTGAGGAAAGGGGGGCTGTAAATAGGTTGCACATGGTGATTTCTGAGAGGGAGATGGTGTTCGGGGATCCCTTGGAGGAAGTAACATTGCACTTACATCAAGAGAATTCAGGACAAGGAAGTGACAAAGCCATGTCCGAGTCTCCTGACCATCTGCACTTTGGAAGACGTGAGACATTTGCTGTAAACGACGACTTCTATTCTCAGGGTGAATCTGTAGCTGATGTGCCTTCATTCCTCAAACCCACCAAAGAGACACCCTGCAGCTCAACGGTCAGCGAGGTCCACTCACTACAAGCTGTGTCCAGGACCACCACCGACTCTGACCCTTACACCACCGCTCCATCCACCCCAGTGAAAACCACGTACAGTCAGTACAAACACCACTCAAAGAGCCACCTCAACGAGGAACACAACGACCTGGACAATGACATGTCCTCACCTCCAACGTCACCTTCAGGATCCTACGTCACTGCGGAGGGAGGTAGCTGGGCCTCCTCGGCCACTTCTAGTGGATCTCCTTCATGTTCACCAAATTTGATGGCTGAGGTTGACACCATTGAGTCTCCCACACCTTATCCGGAGCACTTGGAAGTTCATGGAGAAGGTCTTTGTGAAGACCCCTGCTGTATGTCCCCAGATATGTTAGAAGATGAAGATATTCCAGAACTCTATGACAGAGATATGGACCCTGAAGACTTTTCTCCACCCAATGAGGAGCTCCTAGACGAGTACCCTAGTGACATCCATTCCAGTGAAGAGGATGAAGATGAATGGGAGACGGACTTTGCCCCATCTTTTACAAGCATGCCTCTATGTCCTGAACTGATGAGCACAGTGTCCTTGATGCAGGAGCCGCAGCAAGCACCTCTGGCAGGCAGCTCTGCAAGCGTTGAGGGAGCCCTGCAGCCGGCAGGCCAGCAGCACGTCCATAGGATAAGCCTGCCGAACAGCGAGAATGATCATATGATTCCCGCTTTTATGCTTCCATTTCGGGGAAGTTTAATATTCGAAGCTGAGTCAATGGAGATCACGTTATTCCCACAAGGAGAATCGGCAGAAAGTGAGGCGATTGATGGAGACGAGAAAGAAGAAGTTGGTgaagatgatgaggatgatagcACCTCGGCCTCATATCTTCATTCATTGTCCGAGACCTCTATCAATGAAGGAGTTGATGAATCCTTTGCTTATCAGGATGACACCTCAGAGTCGTCAGATTCGGCCTCTTATGATGGAGAAGAGGATGACAAACGTTACGGCACAGAGGAGTATGCCGTGACCACTGAATCCACTGCTCCCAGCACAGAGGGTCCTGTGAAGGCCCAACGTGACTCTTCAAATTCTGGCTGTGAAAGTGAGATGGAGACCTCTTCTGATCTGTCTGACTCTGATGAATGTGCAGTGTTTTCGGCTCTCGACATGAATGGTGAAGATTTCCTTGCAGTGgaacaaaaagttttaaaagtcaaTGAAGccacaaaagaagaaaaagaactcGGAGGTGAAAAACGTGATGAAGACATTGGACATTCCCATCTAGCACAAGGCTTTTCCAAAGACCCTTCCATCACACAAGTCACCTCTAGTGATCCTGAATACTCATGTGCCAGCAAAGCCCCTCAAGATACTTGTGAAGACCCCATAAGAAGCACCTTAGTTCTTACAGCAGAGGCAGAGATGGAGCTGAATTGTGAATTATCTCAGAAGTTCAATGAAGGAGCAATGAGAACATGGTCCGACAGTCCTGTAGAGCAAcaatcatcctcatcatcctctgaaaTGGACCACATCCTCCGAGCTGGAATTGGCAATGCTGGGGAATGTCTGATTGCTTGTTTTGACACTGATGAAGAGCTGGATACGTTACCACCTCTATGTGTGATGCAAACCCAACGTGACGAAAGGGCACAAGACGCGGAGAACGGAAGAAAGACTTCCATGGCCGTGCAGCTGGCCGAGGACAGGAATTATTTCACTGTGAAATGTGAAAATACTAAAGATGCCAAAATTTCTGGTGAAGTGGAAAGTGATATCATCCAAGCCCCGTTGTTCACCGTAGATGGTGTTGATGGTAATAGAAGAGAATCCGAACCTGCAAAGGTAGATACAACTGAGGAAGGAGACACTCATGTAAAGCATGCCGCAGATGAAGAGTTATTCGCATGCTATGACTCTGAAGAAGACTCACAAGAAGTGAAACCCTTGGACCGACCTTCACTACTTGCTCAAATACAGAAGCAACAAGAAGAAGCTGGTGCATATATTCCAGAGCAACTGCCCCATAACAGAGAGCAAGAAAAGACATTTACAGCAGACTCTGCAGTGACCAGTGGAGACAATGACAGAGGACATGACGGAGGCAAACAAACAAATACATCAAGTGATAAGGGTTTAGATAAGACATTGGTTTCCACCGATGTTACTGAGAACTCCTCCAGGTCTATCACAAGTGAAACTGGGTTGGGAGACCCTCAGTCTTCATTGAATAATAACCAGAATGACTCCCAACCCAAAGATGGGGATGTTATAGTAACAGACCACGTCTTATCATCTCCCCCATCAAGTCCAAGAAATTCAGTGGATCAAGTCAAGTTCAATAAGATCTCAAAAGAGCAAGATCTGAAGAGCTTTGAAACATGTCCTTATTCTTCTGAACGGGAATTGGTTACTGTATGTTCTTCAACTCCAAAAGAACCGGTAACTGAGGACAACCAAGGAGCCACCAGGTGCCAAGCTTCAAAAACATGCAAGTTTGATAGATTCAGTGGTATACATGATCACCCTGACCGTAAAGAGCCACCAGACAGGAAAGATGTTCTTCAAGGTGAAGATGAAGATAGTCAAGAGTCTCCCAACATTTCTACCAGTGAAATAGCTGGCATCTTCCATGGTTCCCACACTGAGATGAAAGGAAGTCAGATATGTGATCGGGTGCCAGGACGTGATGTTTCCAGAGCTAAAGTATCAGAAGGGACTAGAGAAGGAAATGTCCAACAATATGAAAGCAACTTGTCTGGAGACATCATACAACAAGGATCATCCACTGGTGACCATCCAGACTCCGACCCGGCTGGTAACCAGAACACCAATATATTCTCTCCACTCTACTCTAAAAATGTATCAGAAAAACATAGTTCAGAACATGCAAAGACAAAGCGGACATGTTCAGAAGCAAAAAAGAAAGTCAATTTCTTGGAGAAGGAGTCACAAGACGAGAAGGTTTTGTGCAGTCCTTCTGGAGatgataacttggcaggatcatCAAATCCAGTTACACAACTAGAGGAATCTCATCAGAAGGTAACAAATCCTTTCCCCGTATGTAACATATCAGAAGGGAGAAGTGCACAACCCGGACCAGAAGAGGACCTTCCACCATCTCCGAGTGCCTTGTCAAGTACAACGTCCAAGCCAAGAGCAGAACACACAGAGATTTCTGAAGACCTCCAAGAAATGACCAGGCTTCTACAAGGTTCATTCGGGAAGCTGGAGGCGCTGGATCTCAGTATTCGGTCAGGTTCTTCAGAGGTCACCACTAGAAGGGCTATTGGTAGTAGCGATGTGAACCTTCATCTTGTAGCTCCTGTATCTGACAACAACAAGACTAAAGCTAATGACGTAGAGTCCAAGAAGCCAAATGTTGGCTTTACTTGTGAGAAGCCAAAAAAGCTGAGGATTGAGCGAGGTCAGGAGAAGACCTCAAGGTCAGATACAGTAGATAGGAAGGAAAAGAAAGTTCTAGAAAAGATCTCTCTCGAACCTAAAAACTTACAGACTCCGTCATCTCATGATGTAAAGAAATCTAAAGACATCTCTGGTCTGGAACGGAGAACTCCTGATCTCCTCAGCAGCAATCCTAAAGAAGAGCAGAGCCCGACCAGTGGTGGCCACCGGGGGAAGCTGCTGACTGTGGACACTGACAGCGGGGTAAGCCGGCATGTAGCCCCCAGAAGTGAAGCCATCGTATCACCAACTCCAGGCTCCGCTATAAGTCAAGTTCTTCCCTTGAAACCTCTGGCCCCTCTGCCTGATGATGGAAGTCCTCAAGACCACAAAATAAGCAGGAATCTGTCCGCTGCTGAAAACCCGGGCACCAAAAAGCTCTCAG CTGTTGAGGGGAGCTCCACCACCCCCACTCTATGCACAGAGCACCCCTTTACTGACCAGTGTCCAAGAGCGCTACAGAGTCAAGAGCAGGTGGGGAAAAAAACCCAATTTAACTGCCCCCCATCCGAGCCGAGTTCCTCCAGTGACAGCGAGCTAACAACCCGAGGGCAGGAGATGCACCTACTGCGGGAGACATCTGCAGTGACCCTCCTGGGCATCAACAAACCTACTATGAGGCAAGGAGGCTGCAAGGAGCTAAGTCACAGAG GTTCCTGCAATGACACAGAAAGTAATGATGAATCCCTCCCTGAGCTGGAAGAAGCGGATGTGACCCAGACCCGCATCTCCACCAGCCAG